The following proteins are encoded in a genomic region of Pelodiscus sinensis isolate JC-2024 unplaced genomic scaffold, ASM4963464v1 ctg97, whole genome shotgun sequence:
- the LOC142825644 gene encoding dnaJ homolog subfamily B member 3-like isoform X5: MVEYYQVLGVPRNASSDDIKKAYRKAALKWHPDKNPENKERAEQRFKEIAEAYEVLSDREKREVYDRYGKEGLVGAGAGGSRPDTGVPEFAFTFRSAHDVFREFFGGQDPFADLFDDMLPFSELRATGPRHPGPGAFFSAFPAPSAPGPSWARASARCPPPPPSSTASASPPRGSWRTGRSGWRWKRTGS; encoded by the exons ATGGTGGAGTACTACCAGGTGCTGGGTGTGCCCCGCAACGCCTCCTCGGACGACATCAAGAAGGC GTACCGGAAGGCGGCGCTGAAGTGGCACCCGGACAAGAACCCGGAGAACAAGGAGCGCGCGGAGCAGCGGTTCAAGGAGATCGCGGAGGCCTACGAAGTGCTGTCGGACA gggAGAAGCGCGAGGTCTACGACCGCTATGGCAAGGAGGGGCTCGTGGGAGCCG GGGCCGGGGGCTCGAGGCCCGACACCGGAGTCCCCGAGTTCGCCTTCACCTTCCGCAGCGCCCACGACGTCTTCCGGGAGTTCTTCGGCGGCCAGGATCCCTTCGCCGACCTCTTCG ATGACATGCTGCCCTTCTCCGAGCTGCGGGCCACGGGTCCCCGACACCCCGGCCCGGGCGCCTTCTTCTCCGCTTTCCCGGCACCCTCAG CCCCGGGGCCGAGCTGGGCCAGGGCTTCCGCTCGGTGTCCACCTCCACCACCTTCGTCAACGGCAAGCGCCTCACCACCAAGAG GATCGTGGAGAACGGGCAGGAGCGGGTGGAGGTGGAAGAGGACGGGGAGCTGA
- the LOC142825644 gene encoding dnaJ homolog subfamily B member 2-like isoform X4 — translation MVEYYQVLGVPRNASSDDIKKAYRKAALKWHPDKNPENKERAEQRFKEIAEAYEVLSDRAGGSRPDTGVPEFAFTFRSAHDVFREFFGGQDPFADLFDDMLPFSELRATGPRHPGPGAFFSAFPAPSDFFSSSFSPGAELGQGFRSVSTSTTFVNGKRLTTKRIVENGQERVEVEEDGELKSVHVNGLPDDMALALELSRREQQAVLGRASPPAPPRPRSASPAGLGTDSEDEDLQLAMAYSLSEMEAAGQRPAGVF, via the exons ATGGTGGAGTACTACCAGGTGCTGGGTGTGCCCCGCAACGCCTCCTCGGACGACATCAAGAAGGC GTACCGGAAGGCGGCGCTGAAGTGGCACCCGGACAAGAACCCGGAGAACAAGGAGCGCGCGGAGCAGCGGTTCAAGGAGATCGCGGAGGCCTACGAAGTGCTGTCGGACA GGGCCGGGGGCTCGAGGCCCGACACCGGAGTCCCCGAGTTCGCCTTCACCTTCCGCAGCGCCCACGACGTCTTCCGGGAGTTCTTCGGCGGCCAGGATCCCTTCGCCGACCTCTTCG ATGACATGCTGCCCTTCTCCGAGCTGCGGGCCACGGGTCCCCGACACCCCGGCCCGGGCGCCTTCTTCTCCGCTTTCCCGGCACCCTCAG ATTTCTTCTCCTCGTCCTTCAGCCCCGGGGCCGAGCTGGGCCAGGGCTTCCGCTCGGTGTCCACCTCCACCACCTTCGTCAACGGCAAGCGCCTCACCACCAAGAG GATCGTGGAGAACGGGCAGGAGCGGGTGGAGGTGGAAGAGGACGGGGAGCTGAAATCCGTCCACGTGAACg gcctccccgACGACATGGCGCTGGCGCTGGAGCTGAGCCGCCGGGAGCAGCAGGCCGTGCTGGGCCGCgcctcgccccccgccccgccgcggcCCCGCAGCGCCTCCCCGGCCGGCCTGGGCACCGACAGCGAGGACGAGGACCTGCAGCTGGCCATGGCCTACAGCCTGTCCGAGATGGAGGCCGCGGGGCAGCGCCCAGCAG GTGTGTTCTGA
- the LOC142825644 gene encoding dnaJ homolog subfamily B member 2-like isoform X3, with product MVEYYQVLGVPRNASSDDIKKAYRKAALKWHPDKNPENKERAEQRFKEIAEAYEVLSDREKREVYDRYGKEGLVGAGAGGSRPDTGVPEFAFTFRSAHDVFREFFGGQDPFADLFDDMLPFSELRATGPRHPGPGAFFSAFPAPSDFFSSSFSPGAELGQGFRSVSTSTTFVNGKRLTTKRIVENGQERVEVEEDGELKSVHVNGLPDDMALALELSRREQQAVLGRASPPAPPRPRSASPAGLGTDSEDEDLQLAMAYSLSEMEAAGQRPAGVF from the exons ATGGTGGAGTACTACCAGGTGCTGGGTGTGCCCCGCAACGCCTCCTCGGACGACATCAAGAAGGC GTACCGGAAGGCGGCGCTGAAGTGGCACCCGGACAAGAACCCGGAGAACAAGGAGCGCGCGGAGCAGCGGTTCAAGGAGATCGCGGAGGCCTACGAAGTGCTGTCGGACA gggAGAAGCGCGAGGTCTACGACCGCTATGGCAAGGAGGGGCTCGTGGGAGCCG GGGCCGGGGGCTCGAGGCCCGACACCGGAGTCCCCGAGTTCGCCTTCACCTTCCGCAGCGCCCACGACGTCTTCCGGGAGTTCTTCGGCGGCCAGGATCCCTTCGCCGACCTCTTCG ATGACATGCTGCCCTTCTCCGAGCTGCGGGCCACGGGTCCCCGACACCCCGGCCCGGGCGCCTTCTTCTCCGCTTTCCCGGCACCCTCAG ATTTCTTCTCCTCGTCCTTCAGCCCCGGGGCCGAGCTGGGCCAGGGCTTCCGCTCGGTGTCCACCTCCACCACCTTCGTCAACGGCAAGCGCCTCACCACCAAGAG GATCGTGGAGAACGGGCAGGAGCGGGTGGAGGTGGAAGAGGACGGGGAGCTGAAATCCGTCCACGTGAACg gcctccccgACGACATGGCGCTGGCGCTGGAGCTGAGCCGCCGGGAGCAGCAGGCCGTGCTGGGCCGCgcctcgccccccgccccgccgcggcCCCGCAGCGCCTCCCCGGCCGGCCTGGGCACCGACAGCGAGGACGAGGACCTGCAGCTGGCCATGGCCTACAGCCTGTCCGAGATGGAGGCCGCGGGGCAGCGCCCAGCAG GTGTGTTCTGA